One window of the Fusobacterium animalis 7_1 genome contains the following:
- a CDS encoding AzlC family ABC transporter permease yields the protein MKEFKFALKRYFLISLAYFFIGVTFGLLMKEAGYGTIWSFLSAVFIYGGTIQLLLVGILKNHTPILTIGLISLLVNSRHMFYGLTYIDEFKKIRKKSFLKFLYLSLTLTDEVYSLYIGSKFPEKLDRTKIMLWINSLAYSTWIFGCTMGGILYNFINFDLKGIDFIITEFFCIVVISQLVEDKSYISTSVGMISSIVAFLIVGSNFILLAIILSMISLLLLKNKLSKKEVDKI from the coding sequence GAATTTAAATTTGCACTAAAAAGATATTTTTTAATATCACTAGCATATTTTTTTATTGGAGTAACTTTTGGGCTTCTAATGAAAGAAGCTGGTTATGGAACTATTTGGTCTTTCTTGTCTGCTGTGTTTATTTATGGAGGAACAATACAGCTACTATTAGTAGGAATTTTAAAAAATCATACACCTATCTTGACAATAGGATTAATCTCACTACTTGTTAATTCTAGACATATGTTTTATGGTTTAACCTATATAGATGAATTTAAGAAAATAAGAAAAAAATCATTTTTAAAATTTTTATATCTATCATTAACATTAACAGATGAAGTTTATTCTTTATATATAGGTTCTAAGTTTCCTGAAAAACTTGATAGAACAAAAATAATGCTTTGGATAAATTCCTTGGCATATTCTACTTGGATATTTGGTTGTACAATGGGTGGTATTTTGTATAATTTTATCAATTTTGATTTAAAAGGAATTGATTTTATAATTACAGAATTTTTCTGTATTGTTGTTATTTCTCAACTAGTAGAAGATAAATCATATATTTCAACTTCTGTTGGAATGATTTCATCTATTGTTGCCTTTTTAATAGTAGGAAGTAATTTTATACTTTTAGCTATTATACTTAGTATGATTTCTTTATTATTATTAAAAAATAAACTTTCTAAGAAAGAAGTTGATAAAATATGA
- a CDS encoding branched-chain amino acid transporter permease, which translates to MSNNLYTFLAIISAGIGMVICRILPYIIFANGKLPKIVKFYEKHLPFSLMAILFCLCLSTVKFSIYPYGFPEILTLLIVGVLQFWKKNVILSLFLGTVIYLILIRYV; encoded by the coding sequence ATGAGTAACAATCTTTATACTTTTTTAGCTATTATATCTGCAGGGATTGGAATGGTTATTTGTAGAATATTACCCTATATTATCTTTGCAAATGGAAAATTACCTAAAATTGTAAAATTTTATGAAAAACATCTTCCTTTTTCATTAATGGCAATTTTGTTTTGCCTTTGTTTAAGTACAGTTAAATTTTCTATATATCCTTATGGTTTCCCAGAAATTTTAACTTTACTTATAGTTGGTGTTTTACAATTTTGGAAAAAAAATGTAATATTATCATTATTTTTAGGAACTGTTATTTATTTGATTTTAATTAGATATGTGTAA
- a CDS encoding GNAT family N-acetyltransferase encodes MKVRYAKKNEKEIAIKFWKDSFKDSKEQIKFYFDNIYNEKNYLVLEDNSKIISSLHENDYIFNFNNESINSKYIVGVSSDITMRNKGYMSKLLISMLENSKKKSMPFVFLTPINPKIYRKFCFEYFSNIEYYNFSVEELANFKLPKDDYSYIEINKENKNLYLDGLIKIYNFNMKDNFCYLERDNFYFDKILKEANSDEMKTFILYKNKVASAYIIFGLYEENIEIRECMALDSISYKEILALIYGYRDYYKNVSLASPSNSNIEFLFENQLNIEKIVKPFMMMRVLNPLSIFKNLKLENSNIKIYIEDKILNENTGLYSLNNEISFSNISEEKASYDLKIDIADLVFLITGYFSIDELIELGKIDIKNKNIIKKLSKIFNKKNSYLYEFI; translated from the coding sequence ATGAAAGTTAGATATGCAAAAAAAAATGAAAAAGAAATAGCTATTAAATTTTGGAAAGATAGCTTTAAAGATAGTAAAGAACAAATTAAATTTTATTTTGATAATATTTATAATGAGAAAAATTATTTAGTCTTAGAAGATAATTCAAAAATAATTTCTTCTCTTCACGAAAATGATTATATTTTCAATTTCAATAATGAGAGTATAAATAGTAAATATATAGTAGGAGTGTCTTCTGATATAACTATGAGAAATAAAGGTTATATGTCAAAATTGCTTATATCAATGTTAGAAAATTCTAAGAAAAAGTCTATGCCTTTTGTTTTTTTAACTCCAATAAACCCTAAAATTTATAGAAAGTTTTGTTTTGAATATTTTTCTAATATTGAATATTATAATTTTTCAGTTGAGGAACTTGCTAATTTTAAACTTCCTAAGGATGATTATTCATATATAGAAATAAATAAGGAAAATAAAAATTTATACTTAGATGGTTTAATAAAAATTTATAATTTTAATATGAAAGATAATTTTTGCTACTTAGAAAGAGATAATTTTTATTTTGATAAAATTTTAAAAGAAGCTAATAGTGATGAAATGAAAACTTTTATTCTATATAAGAATAAGGTGGCAAGTGCTTATATTATCTTTGGCTTATATGAAGAAAATATTGAAATTAGAGAATGTATGGCTTTGGATAGCATTTCATATAAAGAGATTTTAGCTTTAATATATGGATATAGAGATTACTATAAAAATGTTAGCCTTGCTAGTCCTAGTAATTCAAATATAGAATTTCTTTTTGAAAATCAATTAAATATAGAAAAGATTGTTAAACCTTTTATGATGATGAGAGTTTTAAATCCTCTATCTATATTTAAAAATTTAAAATTAGAAAATTCTAATATAAAAATTTATATAGAAGATAAAATCTTAAATGAGAATACAGGATTATATTCTTTAAATAATGAAATTAGTTTTTCTAATATTTCAGAAGAAAAAGCTTCTTATGACTTAAAGATTGATATAGCAGATTTGGTATTTTTAATAACAGGATATTTTTCTATTGATGAATTAATAGAATTAGGAAAGATTGATATTAAGAATAAAAATATCATAAAAAAGTTAAGTAAAATATTTAATAAAAAAAATTCCTATCTTTATGAATTTATATAA
- a CDS encoding CvfB family protein, which produces MIKVGKRQKLVINNFSSVGAYLFAGTDDDKDNILLPNNELEGKDLKEGDEVEVLIYRDSEDRLIATFRKTEALVGTLAKLEVVDDNPRLGAFLDWGLNKDLMLPNSQKETKVEIGKRYLVGLYEDSKGRVSATMKIYKFLMPSNDIKKGDIVNATVYRINDEIGVFVAVEDRYFGLIPKSECFEKYFVGDELTLRVTRVREDKKLDLSPRKLLSEQMENDAELVLGKMKLLKEHFRFNDESSAEDIKDYFGISKKAFKRAIGSLLKNGLIEKNGDYFILKK; this is translated from the coding sequence ATGATAAAAGTTGGTAAAAGACAAAAATTAGTTATAAATAATTTTTCAAGTGTAGGAGCATATTTGTTTGCAGGAACAGATGATGACAAAGATAATATTCTTCTTCCTAATAATGAACTTGAAGGAAAAGATTTAAAAGAAGGAGATGAGGTTGAAGTCCTAATTTATAGGGACAGTGAAGATAGACTTATTGCTACATTTAGAAAAACAGAAGCACTTGTTGGAACTCTTGCAAAATTAGAAGTAGTTGATGATAATCCAAGATTAGGAGCTTTTTTAGATTGGGGGCTTAACAAAGATTTAATGTTACCTAATTCTCAAAAAGAAACCAAGGTTGAAATTGGTAAAAGATATTTAGTTGGACTTTATGAAGATAGTAAGGGTAGAGTGTCTGCCACAATGAAAATATATAAATTTTTAATGCCATCAAATGATATAAAAAAAGGTGATATTGTCAATGCAACAGTTTATAGAATAAATGATGAGATTGGAGTTTTTGTTGCAGTTGAAGATAGATATTTTGGACTGATACCTAAAAGTGAGTGTTTTGAAAAATATTTCGTTGGAGATGAATTGACTTTAAGAGTTACAAGAGTTAGGGAAGATAAAAAGTTAGATTTAAGTCCCAGAAAACTTTTATCTGAACAGATGGAAAATGATGCAGAGCTTGTGCTTGGTAAAATGAAACTTTTAAAAGAGCATTTTCGTTTTAATGATGAAAGTTCAGCAGAAGATATAAAAGATTATTTTGGTATAAGTAAAAAAGCATTTAAAAGAGCTATTGGCAGTCTTTTAAAAAATGGTTTGATTGAAAAAAATGGAGATTATTTTATATTGAAAAAATAA
- a CDS encoding winged helix-turn-helix transcriptional regulator — protein MSKTLTASEMCPMDLGINILSGKWKLKILWNIQRKNIIRFNELQKLLGSITTKTLTNQLRELEEQKIIKRNVYPEVPPKVEYSLTEIGESIIPVLKMLCEWGKEYQKAIKNE, from the coding sequence ATGTCTAAAACTTTAACAGCTAGTGAAATGTGTCCTATGGATTTGGGAATAAATATATTAAGTGGTAAATGGAAACTTAAAATTTTGTGGAATATTCAAAGAAAAAATATAATTCGTTTCAATGAATTACAAAAATTATTAGGTTCAATCACTACAAAAACTTTGACAAATCAATTAAGAGAATTGGAAGAACAAAAAATTATAAAAAGAAATGTTTATCCAGAAGTTCCTCCTAAGGTTGAATATTCTTTGACAGAGATTGGAGAAAGCATTATACCTGTTTTAAAAATGTTATGTGAATGGGGAAAAGAATATCAAAAGGCAATAAAAAATGAGTGA
- a CDS encoding amidohydrolase family protein, producing the protein MIIDSHEHLILPVEMQIKKLEEAGVDKAILFTTTPHPEKANTMQEFKNEMSVLFKVLSGEKNHKIDMKRMENNINDLMKVLKKYSDKFYGFGPVPLGLNLDETISWIEKYIVSNNLKGVGEFTPGNDEQVKQLETIFQALENYNYLPIWIHTFYPVTLNGINILMELTKKYLKVSVIFGHTGGYNWMNVIDFVKETPNAYLDLSASFSSLVVKMAIAEVPNKCLYSSDAPYGEPLLNKQMIEYLCKDKEIIDNILGGNILKLLNLNS; encoded by the coding sequence ATGATTATAGATAGCCACGAACATTTGATATTACCAGTAGAAATGCAAATTAAAAAATTAGAAGAGGCAGGAGTTGATAAAGCAATTCTATTTACAACTACACCTCACCCTGAGAAAGCAAATACAATGCAAGAATTTAAAAATGAAATGAGTGTTTTATTTAAAGTTTTATCAGGAGAAAAAAATCATAAAATTGATATGAAAAGAATGGAAAATAATATTAATGACTTGATGAAAGTATTAAAAAAATATTCAGATAAATTTTATGGTTTTGGACCTGTACCTCTTGGTTTAAATTTAGATGAAACTATTTCTTGGATAGAAAAATATATTGTATCTAATAATTTAAAAGGTGTAGGAGAATTCACTCCTGGAAATGATGAACAGGTAAAACAATTAGAAACAATATTTCAAGCATTAGAAAATTATAATTATTTACCTATATGGATACATACTTTTTATCCAGTTACATTAAATGGAATTAATATTTTAATGGAATTAACAAAAAAATATTTAAAAGTTTCTGTTATTTTTGGACATACTGGTGGTTATAATTGGATGAATGTAATTGATTTTGTAAAAGAAACTCCAAATGCTTATTTAGATTTATCTGCTAGTTTTTCAAGTCTTGTTGTTAAAATGGCAATAGCAGAAGTTCCTAATAAATGTTTGTATAGTTCAGATGCTCCTTATGGTGAGCCTTTACTTAATAAACAGATGATAGAATATTTATGTAAAGATAAAGAAATAATAGATAATATTCTAGGTGGAAATATTTTAAAACTACTTAATTTGAATTCATAA
- a CDS encoding DUF3307 domain-containing protein, whose product MIVAILISVHLLADFLFQSSAVLERKRQERNFLFLHCFIYFVVFEILFFILFQCEKTFLLGVIISILHFLINLIKNKLEKRFPQRRLQLLFFLLIQLIHIVMLIGVYYIFNLENLTNDFYIKLQGYENFKTIILYILIFSIILDPASVFIRKLFISISLKTYPKIYSEELKAGNIIGKLERIIIAILLLNNQFGVIGFVLTAKSIARFKQMENRDFAEKYLIGTLTSFLIVLTTVLILKGLL is encoded by the coding sequence ATGATAGTTGCTATTTTGATAAGTGTTCATTTACTAGCAGATTTTTTATTTCAATCTTCTGCTGTTTTAGAAAGAAAAAGACAAGAAAGAAACTTCTTATTTTTACATTGCTTTATTTATTTTGTAGTTTTTGAAATTTTATTTTTTATATTATTTCAATGTGAAAAAACTTTTTTATTAGGAGTGATTATTTCTATTTTACATTTTTTAATTAATTTAATTAAAAATAAATTAGAAAAAAGATTTCCTCAAAGAAGACTGCAACTGTTATTTTTTCTTTTAATTCAATTAATACATATTGTTATGCTAATAGGGGTTTATTATATTTTTAATTTGGAAAATTTAACTAATGATTTTTATATAAAATTACAAGGCTATGAAAATTTTAAAACAATAATTCTTTATATTCTAATTTTTTCTATAATATTAGACCCTGCTTCTGTTTTTATTAGAAAACTATTTATTTCAATTTCTCTTAAGACATATCCAAAAATATATTCAGAAGAATTAAAGGCTGGGAATATTATTGGAAAACTTGAAAGAATAATTATTGCTATTCTCTTGTTAAATAATCAATTTGGAGTTATAGGTTTTGTTTTGACTGCTAAAAGTATTGCCCGTTTTAAACAAATGGAGAATAGAGATTTTGCAGAAAAATATTTAATAGGGACATTGACAAGTTTTTTGATAGTGTTAACTACTGTGTTAATTTTAAAAGGACTATTGTAA
- a CDS encoding SatD family protein — MKKYSVLMVDLKNSRLYDIQDRNNIQNSILSSINILNKIFKNSIEKEVKFSAGDEIQGLFISLQSAYLYYRLFSMLIFPIQIHTGIGFGTWDIRVENESSTAQDGTVYHNARKAIDEAKKSLEYSTLFYSKNKNDIIINSLINAATLLAFKQSEYQNKLMLLAEILYPIASEDIIDYKNLKEILKFVQFKKKENLILDIDYPIISTQLEKESFYITEGKKRGLSTQISKLLGVSRQSVEKSIKIGDIYELRNLTIAVLKAMDNV; from the coding sequence TTGAAAAAATATTCTGTATTAATGGTAGATTTAAAAAATTCCCGTTTATATGATATTCAAGATAGAAATAATATTCAAAATTCTATATTAAGTAGCATAAATATTTTAAATAAAATTTTTAAAAATTCTATTGAAAAAGAAGTAAAATTTAGTGCTGGTGATGAGATACAAGGGCTATTTATTTCTCTTCAATCTGCTTATTTGTATTATAGACTTTTTTCTATGCTTATTTTTCCTATACAAATACATACTGGAATAGGTTTTGGAACTTGGGACATAAGAGTAGAGAATGAAAGTAGTACTGCACAAGATGGAACTGTTTATCATAATGCAAGAAAAGCTATTGATGAAGCAAAAAAATCTTTGGAGTATTCCACTCTTTTTTATTCAAAAAATAAAAATGATATTATTATCAATTCTTTAATAAATGCAGCTACTTTATTAGCTTTTAAACAGAGTGAATATCAAAATAAACTAATGTTATTGGCAGAAATTTTATATCCTATTGCTAGTGAAGATATTATTGATTACAAAAATCTAAAAGAAATTTTAAAATTTGTACAATTTAAAAAAAAAGAAAATTTAATACTTGATATTGATTATCCTATAATTTCAACACAATTAGAAAAAGAAAGTTTTTATATAACAGAGGGGAAAAAAAGAGGTCTATCAACTCAAATTTCAAAATTATTAGGAGTTAGTAGGCAAAGTGTTGAAAAATCTATAAAAATTGGGGATATATATGAATTAAGAAATTTAACAATAGCTGTATTAAAGGCTATGGATAATGTATAA
- a CDS encoding Imm26 family immunity protein, whose translation MGRPLIIKIYHKISDNINVDLKDLSNCLALPSQAIMDNIFYYGKAIILGNLPLEDKDYNMLISVSESISYTNKDIAYLQYGLIYKKIPFSVYEKLIEKLKIETQTCRNECISFGIYADDLKECIKEKSNSPYWEREIEHRVYDLRNPCLIELKRKIFEAFGLDAGKTYKENLKIMEEE comes from the coding sequence ATGGGTAGACCTTTAATAATAAAAATATATCATAAAATAAGTGATAATATAAATGTTGATTTAAAAGATTTATCAAATTGTTTAGCACTCCCCTCACAAGCTATTATGGACAATATTTTTTATTATGGAAAAGCTATTATTTTAGGAAATTTACCTTTAGAAGATAAAGATTATAATATGCTTATTTCAGTTAGCGAAAGTATAAGTTATACTAATAAAGATATAGCATACTTACAGTATGGACTTATTTATAAGAAAATTCCTTTTTCAGTTTATGAAAAACTTATTGAAAAATTAAAAATAGAAACACAAACTTGTAGAAATGAATGTATAAGTTTTGGAATATATGCCGATGATTTAAAAGAATGTATTAAAGAAAAGTCTAATTCTCCTTATTGGGAAAGAGAAATTGAACATAGAGTATATGATTTAAGAAATCCTTGTCTTATAGAACTGAAAAGAAAAATTTTTGAAGCTTTTGGGCTTGATGCAGGTAAAACTTATAAGGAAAATTTAAAAATTATGGAGGAAGAATAA
- a CDS encoding ABC transporter permease has product MELSEKDEEYIISLIKQGKKVDAIVFVKDKTGMSLKEAKDYIDKKANNEYYEENISISKEDEEYIYSLINENKKLQAVAFLHKEKEMDLKEAMDYIEREVLKNKITAKKPIHKRGYIFDEKLDILIPNLTRQKKALKIMLNIFLVLLVITLIQLIFLDRSSDIKMIILRYSISGILLLIITLPLIILNIHIIKNKLKKLENLEVSNQFEVKTFVSNFHLFLHALLILIFIIIIPIFFLKIDYKDYKGIFYFFVLIAITVAGIYELLKILKNKKYSLNIDSREIALLYNKNEMKSIKIEKIYFINFYDKKSKRGVRSNIPTIEIFDSEKNIFAEMNIKTSDYILLKKYFKKYKVLVKDEFKKI; this is encoded by the coding sequence ATGGAATTGTCAGAAAAAGATGAAGAATATATTATTTCCTTGATTAAACAAGGAAAAAAAGTAGATGCTATTGTCTTTGTTAAAGATAAAACAGGAATGTCTTTAAAAGAGGCTAAGGATTATATTGATAAAAAAGCAAATAATGAATACTATGAAGAAAATATATCTATTTCAAAAGAAGATGAGGAATATATATATTCTTTGATTAATGAGAATAAAAAATTACAAGCAGTTGCTTTCTTACATAAAGAAAAAGAAATGGATTTAAAAGAAGCCATGGATTATATTGAAAGAGAAGTGTTAAAAAATAAAATTACAGCTAAAAAGCCAATTCATAAAAGAGGATATATCTTTGATGAAAAACTGGATATTCTTATTCCTAACTTAACTAGACAGAAAAAAGCTCTAAAAATAATGTTAAATATTTTTCTAGTACTGTTAGTTATTACATTAATTCAGTTGATATTTTTAGATAGAAGTTCAGATATAAAAATGATAATTTTACGATATTCTATTTCAGGTATTTTACTTCTTATAATAACTTTACCTCTAATTATCTTAAATATTCATATTATAAAGAATAAATTGAAAAAACTTGAAAATTTAGAAGTTTCAAATCAATTTGAAGTTAAAACTTTCGTTAGTAATTTTCATTTGTTTTTACATGCCCTATTAATTCTTATATTTATTATTATAATACCTATTTTTTTTCTTAAAATAGACTATAAAGACTATAAAGGAATTTTTTATTTCTTTGTGTTGATTGCAATCACAGTTGCTGGTATTTATGAACTTTTAAAAATATTGAAGAATAAAAAATATTCTTTAAATATAGACAGCAGAGAAATTGCTCTGTTATACAATAAGAATGAAATGAAATCTATAAAAATTGAAAAAATATATTTTATTAATTTTTATGATAAAAAATCTAAGAGGGGAGTAAGGAGTAATATTCCTACCATAGAAATTTTTGATAGTGAAAAAAATATATTTGCTGAGATGAATATAAAAACAAGTGATTATATTTTATTAAAGAAATATTTTAAAAAATATAAAGTACTTGTGAAAGATGAGTTTAAGAAAATTTAA
- a CDS encoding YadA-like family protein, with the protein MKKSVSLKLIIFSFLLVAGSVAYSAPDFQAGTGTNSTVAGVNNEATKSYSSAFGNQNKASGTDSSAFGDQNKASGVYSSAFGFKNTATGVDSSAFGNQNKASGRNSSAFGYNNAVTGTSSSAFGLSNTATGMNSSAVGFNNKASGINSSAFGYNNAVTGTSGSAFGFNNKASGINSSAIGYQNEASGLNSSTVGLYNKASAQNSSAFGTFNKASGINSSTVGTVNTVSGKNSSVFGTQNKVTGEASGAFGVGKATWNKTTKVFDYDYINEGKNSYMFGNYNKIAAGTENNFILGNNVSIGSGINNSVGLGNGSTVSSSNEVSVGSATLKRKITNVADGEVSATSTDAVNGRQLYKAMQNSSSTGIENLRNEVNEKIDNVKDEVNHVGSLSAALAGLHPMQYDPKAPTQVMAALGHYRNKQSVAVGLSYYFNDRFMMSAGVAIGSEKRVKSMANVGFTVKLGKGSGVTYNEVPQYAIQDEVKRLTVENNKQAKENQELKAKVDSQDKKIKNLEEKLDMLLKNK; encoded by the coding sequence ATGAAAAAATCTGTGAGTTTAAAATTGATTATTTTTAGTTTTCTTTTAGTTGCTGGTAGTGTTGCTTATTCAGCACCAGATTTTCAAGCAGGAACTGGTACTAATAGTACAGTTGCAGGAGTTAATAATGAAGCTACTAAAAGCTACAGTTCTGCTTTTGGAAATCAAAATAAAGCTAGTGGTACAGATAGTTCTGCTTTTGGAGATCAAAATAAAGCTAGTGGAGTGTATAGTTCTGCTTTTGGTTTTAAGAATACAGCCACTGGAGTAGATAGTTCTGCTTTTGGAAATCAAAATAAAGCCAGTGGTAGAAATAGTTCTGCTTTTGGTTATAATAATGCAGTCACTGGAACGAGTAGTTCTGCTTTTGGTCTTAGTAATACAGCCACTGGAATGAATAGTTCTGCTGTTGGTTTTAATAATAAAGCTAGTGGTATAAATAGTTCTGCTTTTGGTTATAATAATGCAGTCACTGGAACGAGTGGTTCTGCTTTTGGTTTTAATAATAAAGCTAGTGGTATAAATAGTTCTGCTATTGGATATCAAAATGAAGCCAGTGGACTGAATAGTTCTACTGTTGGATTATATAATAAAGCTAGTGCTCAAAATAGTTCTGCTTTTGGAACTTTTAATAAAGCTAGTGGTATAAATAGTTCTACTGTTGGAACTGTTAATACAGTTAGTGGTAAAAATAGTTCTGTTTTTGGAACTCAAAATAAAGTTACTGGTGAAGCTTCTGGTGCTTTTGGTGTTGGAAAAGCTACTTGGAATAAAACAACAAAAGTATTTGATTATGACTATATAAATGAAGGTAAAAATTCATATATGTTTGGTAATTATAATAAAATAGCTGCTGGTACTGAAAATAACTTTATCTTAGGTAATAATGTTTCTATTGGTAGTGGTATTAATAATTCTGTTGGTTTAGGAAATGGTTCTACTGTTTCTTCTTCTAATGAAGTTTCTGTTGGTTCTGCCACACTAAAAAGAAAAATAACTAATGTAGCTGATGGAGAAGTTTCTGCTACTTCTACTGATGCTGTTAATGGTAGACAATTATATAAGGCTATGCAAAATTCAAGTTCAACTGGTATAGAAAATTTAAGAAATGAAGTTAATGAAAAGATTGATAATGTTAAAGATGAAGTTAATCATGTTGGATCATTAAGTGCAGCTCTTGCTGGCTTGCATCCTATGCAATATGATCCTAAGGCTCCTACACAAGTTATGGCTGCATTAGGACATTATAGAAATAAACAATCTGTTGCTGTTGGATTAAGTTATTATTTCAATGATAGATTTATGATGAGTGCTGGTGTTGCTATTGGTAGTGAAAAAAGAGTAAAGAGTATGGCTAATGTAGGTTTCACTGTAAAACTTGGTAAAGGTAGTGGAGTTACTTATAATGAAGTACCTCAATATGCTATTCAAGATGAAGTTAAAAGATTGACTGTTGAAAATAATAAACAAGCTAAAGAAAATCAAGAATTAAAAGCTAAGGTAGATAGTCAAGACAAAAAAATTAAAAACTTAGAAGAAAAATTAGATATGTTATTAAAGAATAAATAA
- a CDS encoding VOC family protein: MYIEHIAMYVNDLEKTKEFFIKYLGAKANNIYHNKKTDFKSYFLTFDSGCRLEIMTKPELVDEKKDLKRTGFIHIAFSVGSKEKVDELTEILKADGFEVISGPRTTGDGYYESCIVGIEGNQIEITI, translated from the coding sequence ATGTATATAGAACATATAGCAATGTATGTAAATGATTTAGAAAAAACTAAGGAATTTTTTATAAAATATTTAGGTGCGAAAGCAAATAATATTTATCATAATAAAAAAACTGATTTTAAATCTTATTTTTTGACTTTTGATAGTGGATGTCGTTTGGAAATTATGACTAAACCAGAGTTAGTTGATGAAAAAAAAGATTTAAAGAGAACAGGTTTTATCCATATAGCATTTAGTGTTGGTAGTAAAGAAAAGGTTGATGAATTAACTGAAATATTAAAAGCAGATGGATTTGAAGTTATAAGTGGACCAAGAACAACAGGTGATGGCTATTATGAAAGTTGTATTGTTGGTATTGAAGGCAATCAAATAGAAATCACAATTTAA
- a CDS encoding DUF3601 domain-containing protein, giving the protein MYRIISVLPFVFVFIGIFTVIYIMYMTIFEKRRKKMKNKEMNKLRETLSPYEFESTQKNAVNKRFSFMEYLYSGDYIKVIKTFKDYYGFTHEAGENFYFACAYFLPYEDGYTLYISKDKINVNTIYLQVRAETQKEICYNLKKYFEIIEQGRFKR; this is encoded by the coding sequence ATGTACAGAATTATATCAGTACTTCCATTTGTATTTGTATTTATTGGAATTTTTACTGTTATTTATATTATGTATATGACTATATTTGAAAAAAGAAGGAAAAAAATGAAAAATAAAGAAATGAATAAATTAAGAGAAACTCTATCTCCTTATGAGTTTGAAAGCACTCAAAAAAATGCTGTTAATAAAAGGTTTAGCTTTATGGAATATTTATATTCAGGAGATTATATAAAAGTTATAAAAACCTTTAAAGATTATTATGGTTTTACTCATGAAGCAGGTGAAAACTTTTATTTTGCTTGTGCATATTTTTTACCTTATGAAGATGGCTATACTTTATATATTTCAAAAGATAAAATTAATGTTAACACTATCTATCTTCAAGTTAGAGCAGAAACTCAAAAGGAAATTTGTTATAACTTAAAAAAATATTTTGAGATTATAGAACAGGGAAGATTTAAAAGATAG
- a CDS encoding DUF3601 domain-containing protein yields MYSYLYDNKFLLWITVIFMFIGVITVTIITYMFILSIIEKKRDKKRKKEMKKLSETLSPYEFESTQLNYVNKSFNFEKYLYSGDYVKVIKTFKDYYGFTHQVGEKWYFASQYSLLSEYGDVLYISTDKINVDTIYLEDRKDNLYAHPEEYFEILEQGRFKR; encoded by the coding sequence ATGTATTCTTATTTATATGATAATAAATTCTTATTATGGATTACAGTCATATTTATGTTTATTGGAGTAATCACTGTTACTATTATTACATATATGTTTATTTTATCAATTATTGAAAAGAAAAGAGATAAAAAGAGGAAGAAAGAAATGAAAAAACTTTCAGAAACTCTTTCTCCTTATGAATTTGAAAGTACCCAGCTTAATTATGTTAATAAAAGTTTTAACTTTGAAAAATATCTTTATTCAGGAGATTATGTAAAGGTGATAAAAACTTTTAAAGATTACTATGGTTTTACTCATCAAGTAGGTGAAAAGTGGTATTTCGCTTCTCAATATTCTTTACTTTCTGAATATGGAGATGTTCTTTATATTTCAACAGATAAAATTAATGTAGATACTATCTATCTTGAAGATAGAAAAGATAATCTTTATGCTCATCCAGAAGAATATTTTGAGATTTTAGAACAAGGCAGATTTAAAAGATAA